Proteins found in one Pseudopipra pipra isolate bDixPip1 chromosome 19, bDixPip1.hap1, whole genome shotgun sequence genomic segment:
- the PECAM1 gene encoding platelet endothelial cell adhesion molecule isoform X4, translating to MYFSWERHLPTASGSELYTQDKVFTFNTVEIKVEPSFKVRNGAPMSIICHADISKSADFQLKYNFTIFKDRKLVFMTVSDTGDARYEIPVAKSSDTGDYQCTVKADKKTGSSDPVHVWVTGMTKPTLTADKRDVLEGEVVKLRCELPEEEPPLQFCFRKIKTNSTPRETCVPEPYTNFSVLEVSVEEGDNILQFDCFGRRNVKLEWEDSAHSNKTLVTVREPFIKPTLTTVPSSNVTEGDQIQFECSTVVVRMRDIEIILQKNKSILNSVQDKKLLRYSTVATLEDSGEYLCKVEQGGASKTTKLNVVVSELFPKPTLVASMTKLDKNKELILNCSINGFQKANFSIIRKNANGDIPLKNSQTLKMRVNVNDTGSYTCKAEVKGIVKESKPVRINVYAPVSKPTLSVAGGLPEVVLGKPLQLICHSVMGTPPKTFRFYKGDDIEKIVINDTYATFLDENIRLNDQRGYRCDARNNHSSGVKTSDILNVTVIVPVRDASLGSVPYGEVEDGSEIAFLCSVKEGSLPILFRFFKKTDNEVLLFEKIEHRDRAMWHKETMKRQDTGTYYCVASNQANVDVRSQPITISVILAAWKKGVIAALVLITVAGAGALALWWFLRKKKKTKGPSMEMSGSALAANLTSEKLARQPSDGDYYSGPDLESAEVEYTEVEVSTLDPHRAPVQKGTETVYSEIRKANNDSMENRHSRISGHPDAT from the exons gttcAGAACTCTACACTCAGGATAAAG TTTTTACTTTCAACACAGTTGAAATCAAGGTTGAGCCATCTTTCAAAGTGAGGAATGGAGCTCCCATGTCAATTATCTGCCACGCTGATATCAGCAAAAGTGCTGATTTCCAGCTGAAGTAtaattttacaatttttaagGACCGCAAGCTCGTGTTTATGACTGTGTCAGACACAGGAGATGCACGGTATGAAATACCTGTGGCCAAATCTTCAGACACAGGAGACTATCAGTGTACTGTGAAAGCAGATAAAAAGACAGGATCGAGTGACCCCGTCCACGTTTGGGTAACAG GAATGACCAAGCCAACCCTGACTGCTGACAAAAGAGATGTTTTGGAGGGTGAAGTTGTGAAGTTACGTTGTGAGCTGCCTGAAGAAGAACCTCCTTTACAGTTCTGTTTCCGAAAGATAAAGACGAATTCAACGCCTAGAGAAACATGTGTACCTGAACCTTACACAAATTTTTCTGTACTGGAGGTTTCTGTTGAAGAAGGAGATAATATTTTACAATTTGATTGTTTTGGTAGGAGAAATGTAAAACTTGAATGGGAAGACTCAGCACACAGCAACAAAACCCTCGTTACAGTCAGGG AACCATTTATAAAGCCCACTCTGACCACTGTGCCCTCAAGTAATGTTACAGAAGGAGACCAAATACAATTTGAATGCTCAACTGTAGTAGTTCGAATGCGTGACATTGAAATCATCctccagaaaaacaaatcaatacTGAACAGTGTACAAGATAAGAAACTTCTGAGATACTCCACAGTAGCTACTCTAGAGGACAGTGGTGAATACCTGTGTAAGGTGGAGCAAGGGGGAGCATCTAAAACCACTAAACTGAATGTTGTCGTGTCAG AGTTATTTCCCAAGCCAACACTGGTTGCTTCTATGACTAAGCTGGATAAGAAtaaagaattaattttgaattGCAGCATTAATGGTTTTCAGAAAGCTAACTTCTCTATCATACGGAAAAACGCCAATGGAGACATCCCACTGAAAAATTCTCAAACCTTAAAAATGAGAGTTAATGTGAATGATACTGGATCTTATACCTGTAAAGCTGAAGTAAAAGGAATAGTCAAGGAGAGCAAACCTGTAAGGATAAATGTTTATG CTCCAGTCTCCAAGCCAACTCTTTCCGTCGCCGGCGGTTTGCCGGAGGTGGTGCTGGGGAAGCCTCTGCAGTTGATCTGCCACTCAGTGATGGGAACACCACCAAAAACCTTCAGGTTCTACAAAGGAGATGACATTGAGAAAATAGTCATTAATGACACATATGCTACGTTCTTGGATGAAAATATCAGACTGAATGACCAAAGAGGATACAGATGTGATGCCAGAAATAATCACTCCAGTGGTGTGAAAACCAGCGATATCCTGAACGTCACAGTAATAG TGCCAGTCAGGGATGCCAGCTTGGGCAGTGTTCCATATGGAGAAGTGGAAGATGGCAGTGAGattgcttttctctgctctgtgaaaGAAGGGTCTTTGCCAATCCTGttcaggttttttaaaaaaactgatAATGAGGTTCTTCTGTTTGAAAAAATTGAACATAGAGACAGAGCCATGTGGCACAAGGAAACAATGAAGAGGCAGGACACGGGGACATATTATTGCGTGGCCTCGAACCAAGCCAACGTGGACGTGAGGAGCCAGCCCATAACCATCAGTG tcATCTTGGCAGCTTGGAAGAAAGGAGTCATTGCTGCATTGGTCCTGATAACCGTTGCAGGAGCGGGAGCACTCGCCTTATGGTGGTTTTTGCgtaagaagaaaaaga CTAAAGGACCATCCATGGAGATGTCTGG ttcAGCCTTGGCTGCAAACTTGACAAGTGAAAAACTGGCAAGACAGCCCAGTGATGGAGACTATTATTCAG GACCTGACCTTGAGAGTGCTGAGGTGGAGTACACTGAAGTTGAAGTATCAACGCTTGATCCTCACAGAG CTCCTGTACAGAAGGGGACTGAAACAGTTTATAGTGAAATCAGAAAAGCTAATAATG attCTATGGAAAACAGGCATTCT AGAATATCAGGGCATCCTGATGCTACTTAG
- the PECAM1 gene encoding platelet endothelial cell adhesion molecule isoform X1 → MYFSWERHLPTASGSELYTQDKVFTFNTVEIKVEPSFKVRNGAPMSIICHADISKSADFQLKYNFTIFKDRKLVFMTVSDTGDARYEIPVAKSSDTGDYQCTVKADKKTGSSDPVHVWVTGMTKPTLTADKRDVLEGEVVKLRCELPEEEPPLQFCFRKIKTNSTPRETCVPEPYTNFSVLEVSVEEGDNILQFDCFGRRNVKLEWEDSAHSNKTLVTVREPFIKPTLTTVPSSNVTEGDQIQFECSTVVVRMRDIEIILQKNKSILNSVQDKKLLRYSTVATLEDSGEYLCKVEQGGASKTTKLNVVVSELFPKPTLVASMTKLDKNKELILNCSINGFQKANFSIIRKNANGDIPLKNSQTLKMRVNVNDTGSYTCKAEVKGIVKESKPVRINVYAPVSKPTLSVAGGLPEVVLGKPLQLICHSVMGTPPKTFRFYKGDDIEKIVINDTYATFLDENIRLNDQRGYRCDARNNHSSGVKTSDILNVTVIVPVRDASLGSVPYGEVEDGSEIAFLCSVKEGSLPILFRFFKKTDNEVLLFEKIEHRDRAMWHKETMKRQDTGTYYCVASNQANVDVRSQPITISVILAAWKKGVIAALVLITVAGAGALALWWFLRKKKKTKGPSMEMSGSALAANLTSEKLARQPSDGDYYSGSGYIEDSENHMKSTDESKGPDLESAEVEYTEVEVSTLDPHRAPVQKGTETVYSEIRKANNDSMENRHSRISGHPDAT, encoded by the exons gttcAGAACTCTACACTCAGGATAAAG TTTTTACTTTCAACACAGTTGAAATCAAGGTTGAGCCATCTTTCAAAGTGAGGAATGGAGCTCCCATGTCAATTATCTGCCACGCTGATATCAGCAAAAGTGCTGATTTCCAGCTGAAGTAtaattttacaatttttaagGACCGCAAGCTCGTGTTTATGACTGTGTCAGACACAGGAGATGCACGGTATGAAATACCTGTGGCCAAATCTTCAGACACAGGAGACTATCAGTGTACTGTGAAAGCAGATAAAAAGACAGGATCGAGTGACCCCGTCCACGTTTGGGTAACAG GAATGACCAAGCCAACCCTGACTGCTGACAAAAGAGATGTTTTGGAGGGTGAAGTTGTGAAGTTACGTTGTGAGCTGCCTGAAGAAGAACCTCCTTTACAGTTCTGTTTCCGAAAGATAAAGACGAATTCAACGCCTAGAGAAACATGTGTACCTGAACCTTACACAAATTTTTCTGTACTGGAGGTTTCTGTTGAAGAAGGAGATAATATTTTACAATTTGATTGTTTTGGTAGGAGAAATGTAAAACTTGAATGGGAAGACTCAGCACACAGCAACAAAACCCTCGTTACAGTCAGGG AACCATTTATAAAGCCCACTCTGACCACTGTGCCCTCAAGTAATGTTACAGAAGGAGACCAAATACAATTTGAATGCTCAACTGTAGTAGTTCGAATGCGTGACATTGAAATCATCctccagaaaaacaaatcaatacTGAACAGTGTACAAGATAAGAAACTTCTGAGATACTCCACAGTAGCTACTCTAGAGGACAGTGGTGAATACCTGTGTAAGGTGGAGCAAGGGGGAGCATCTAAAACCACTAAACTGAATGTTGTCGTGTCAG AGTTATTTCCCAAGCCAACACTGGTTGCTTCTATGACTAAGCTGGATAAGAAtaaagaattaattttgaattGCAGCATTAATGGTTTTCAGAAAGCTAACTTCTCTATCATACGGAAAAACGCCAATGGAGACATCCCACTGAAAAATTCTCAAACCTTAAAAATGAGAGTTAATGTGAATGATACTGGATCTTATACCTGTAAAGCTGAAGTAAAAGGAATAGTCAAGGAGAGCAAACCTGTAAGGATAAATGTTTATG CTCCAGTCTCCAAGCCAACTCTTTCCGTCGCCGGCGGTTTGCCGGAGGTGGTGCTGGGGAAGCCTCTGCAGTTGATCTGCCACTCAGTGATGGGAACACCACCAAAAACCTTCAGGTTCTACAAAGGAGATGACATTGAGAAAATAGTCATTAATGACACATATGCTACGTTCTTGGATGAAAATATCAGACTGAATGACCAAAGAGGATACAGATGTGATGCCAGAAATAATCACTCCAGTGGTGTGAAAACCAGCGATATCCTGAACGTCACAGTAATAG TGCCAGTCAGGGATGCCAGCTTGGGCAGTGTTCCATATGGAGAAGTGGAAGATGGCAGTGAGattgcttttctctgctctgtgaaaGAAGGGTCTTTGCCAATCCTGttcaggttttttaaaaaaactgatAATGAGGTTCTTCTGTTTGAAAAAATTGAACATAGAGACAGAGCCATGTGGCACAAGGAAACAATGAAGAGGCAGGACACGGGGACATATTATTGCGTGGCCTCGAACCAAGCCAACGTGGACGTGAGGAGCCAGCCCATAACCATCAGTG tcATCTTGGCAGCTTGGAAGAAAGGAGTCATTGCTGCATTGGTCCTGATAACCGTTGCAGGAGCGGGAGCACTCGCCTTATGGTGGTTTTTGCgtaagaagaaaaaga CTAAAGGACCATCCATGGAGATGTCTGG ttcAGCCTTGGCTGCAAACTTGACAAGTGAAAAACTGGCAAGACAGCCCAGTGATGGAGACTATTATTCAG GATCAGGTTACATTGAAGATAGTGAAAATCACATGAAATCAACAGATGAGAGTAAAG GACCTGACCTTGAGAGTGCTGAGGTGGAGTACACTGAAGTTGAAGTATCAACGCTTGATCCTCACAGAG CTCCTGTACAGAAGGGGACTGAAACAGTTTATAGTGAAATCAGAAAAGCTAATAATG attCTATGGAAAACAGGCATTCT AGAATATCAGGGCATCCTGATGCTACTTAG
- the PECAM1 gene encoding platelet endothelial cell adhesion molecule isoform X7, whose translation MSIICHADISKSADFQLKYNFTIFKDRKLVFMTVSDTGDARYEIPVAKSSDTGDYQCTVKADKKTGSSDPVHVWVTGMTKPTLTADKRDVLEGEVVKLRCELPEEEPPLQFCFRKIKTNSTPRETCVPEPYTNFSVLEVSVEEGDNILQFDCFGRRNVKLEWEDSAHSNKTLVTVREPFIKPTLTTVPSSNVTEGDQIQFECSTVVVRMRDIEIILQKNKSILNSVQDKKLLRYSTVATLEDSGEYLCKVEQGGASKTTKLNVVVSELFPKPTLVASMTKLDKNKELILNCSINGFQKANFSIIRKNANGDIPLKNSQTLKMRVNVNDTGSYTCKAEVKGIVKESKPVRINVYAPVSKPTLSVAGGLPEVVLGKPLQLICHSVMGTPPKTFRFYKGDDIEKIVINDTYATFLDENIRLNDQRGYRCDARNNHSSGVKTSDILNVTVIVPVRDASLGSVPYGEVEDGSEIAFLCSVKEGSLPILFRFFKKTDNEVLLFEKIEHRDRAMWHKETMKRQDTGTYYCVASNQANVDVRSQPITISVILAAWKKGVIAALVLITVAGAGALALWWFLRKKKKTKGPSMEMSGSALAANLTSEKLARQPSDGDYYSGSGYIEDSENHMKSTDESKGPDLESAEVEYTEVEVSTLDPHRAPVQKGTETVYSEIRKANNDSMENRHSRISGHPDAT comes from the exons ATGTCAATTATCTGCCACGCTGATATCAGCAAAAGTGCTGATTTCCAGCTGAAGTAtaattttacaatttttaagGACCGCAAGCTCGTGTTTATGACTGTGTCAGACACAGGAGATGCACGGTATGAAATACCTGTGGCCAAATCTTCAGACACAGGAGACTATCAGTGTACTGTGAAAGCAGATAAAAAGACAGGATCGAGTGACCCCGTCCACGTTTGGGTAACAG GAATGACCAAGCCAACCCTGACTGCTGACAAAAGAGATGTTTTGGAGGGTGAAGTTGTGAAGTTACGTTGTGAGCTGCCTGAAGAAGAACCTCCTTTACAGTTCTGTTTCCGAAAGATAAAGACGAATTCAACGCCTAGAGAAACATGTGTACCTGAACCTTACACAAATTTTTCTGTACTGGAGGTTTCTGTTGAAGAAGGAGATAATATTTTACAATTTGATTGTTTTGGTAGGAGAAATGTAAAACTTGAATGGGAAGACTCAGCACACAGCAACAAAACCCTCGTTACAGTCAGGG AACCATTTATAAAGCCCACTCTGACCACTGTGCCCTCAAGTAATGTTACAGAAGGAGACCAAATACAATTTGAATGCTCAACTGTAGTAGTTCGAATGCGTGACATTGAAATCATCctccagaaaaacaaatcaatacTGAACAGTGTACAAGATAAGAAACTTCTGAGATACTCCACAGTAGCTACTCTAGAGGACAGTGGTGAATACCTGTGTAAGGTGGAGCAAGGGGGAGCATCTAAAACCACTAAACTGAATGTTGTCGTGTCAG AGTTATTTCCCAAGCCAACACTGGTTGCTTCTATGACTAAGCTGGATAAGAAtaaagaattaattttgaattGCAGCATTAATGGTTTTCAGAAAGCTAACTTCTCTATCATACGGAAAAACGCCAATGGAGACATCCCACTGAAAAATTCTCAAACCTTAAAAATGAGAGTTAATGTGAATGATACTGGATCTTATACCTGTAAAGCTGAAGTAAAAGGAATAGTCAAGGAGAGCAAACCTGTAAGGATAAATGTTTATG CTCCAGTCTCCAAGCCAACTCTTTCCGTCGCCGGCGGTTTGCCGGAGGTGGTGCTGGGGAAGCCTCTGCAGTTGATCTGCCACTCAGTGATGGGAACACCACCAAAAACCTTCAGGTTCTACAAAGGAGATGACATTGAGAAAATAGTCATTAATGACACATATGCTACGTTCTTGGATGAAAATATCAGACTGAATGACCAAAGAGGATACAGATGTGATGCCAGAAATAATCACTCCAGTGGTGTGAAAACCAGCGATATCCTGAACGTCACAGTAATAG TGCCAGTCAGGGATGCCAGCTTGGGCAGTGTTCCATATGGAGAAGTGGAAGATGGCAGTGAGattgcttttctctgctctgtgaaaGAAGGGTCTTTGCCAATCCTGttcaggttttttaaaaaaactgatAATGAGGTTCTTCTGTTTGAAAAAATTGAACATAGAGACAGAGCCATGTGGCACAAGGAAACAATGAAGAGGCAGGACACGGGGACATATTATTGCGTGGCCTCGAACCAAGCCAACGTGGACGTGAGGAGCCAGCCCATAACCATCAGTG tcATCTTGGCAGCTTGGAAGAAAGGAGTCATTGCTGCATTGGTCCTGATAACCGTTGCAGGAGCGGGAGCACTCGCCTTATGGTGGTTTTTGCgtaagaagaaaaaga CTAAAGGACCATCCATGGAGATGTCTGG ttcAGCCTTGGCTGCAAACTTGACAAGTGAAAAACTGGCAAGACAGCCCAGTGATGGAGACTATTATTCAG GATCAGGTTACATTGAAGATAGTGAAAATCACATGAAATCAACAGATGAGAGTAAAG GACCTGACCTTGAGAGTGCTGAGGTGGAGTACACTGAAGTTGAAGTATCAACGCTTGATCCTCACAGAG CTCCTGTACAGAAGGGGACTGAAACAGTTTATAGTGAAATCAGAAAAGCTAATAATG attCTATGGAAAACAGGCATTCT AGAATATCAGGGCATCCTGATGCTACTTAG
- the PECAM1 gene encoding platelet endothelial cell adhesion molecule isoform X8 has protein sequence MYFSWERHLPTASGSELYTQDKVFTFNTVEIKVEPSFKVRNGAPMSIICHADISKSADFQLKYNFTIFKDRKLVFMTVSDTGDARYEIPVAKSSDTGDYQCTVKADKKTGSSDPVHVWVTGMTKPTLTADKRDVLEGEVVKLRCELPEEEPPLQFCFRKIKTNSTPRETCVPEPYTNFSVLEVSVEEGDNILQFDCFGRRNVKLEWEDSAHSNKTLVTVREPFIKPTLTTVPSSNVTEGDQIQFECSTVVVRMRDIEIILQKNKSILNSVQDKKLLRYSTVATLEDSGEYLCKVEQGGASKTTKLNVVVSELFPKPTLVASMTKLDKNKELILNCSINGFQKANFSIIRKNANGDIPLKNSQTLKMRVNVNDTGSYTCKAEVKGIVKESKPVRINVYAPVSKPTLSVAGGLPEVVLGKPLQLICHSVMGTPPKTFRFYKGDDIEKIVINDTYATFLDENIRLNDQRGYRCDARNNHSSGVKTSDILNVTVIVPVRDASLGSVPYGEVEDGSEIAFLCSVKEGSLPILFRFFKKTDNEVLLFEKIEHRDRAMWHKETMKRQDTGTYYCVASNQANVDVRSQPITISVILAAWKKGVIAALVLITVAGAGALALWWFLRKKKKTKGPSMEMSGSALAANLTSEKLARQPSDGDYYSDSMENRHSRISGHPDAT, from the exons gttcAGAACTCTACACTCAGGATAAAG TTTTTACTTTCAACACAGTTGAAATCAAGGTTGAGCCATCTTTCAAAGTGAGGAATGGAGCTCCCATGTCAATTATCTGCCACGCTGATATCAGCAAAAGTGCTGATTTCCAGCTGAAGTAtaattttacaatttttaagGACCGCAAGCTCGTGTTTATGACTGTGTCAGACACAGGAGATGCACGGTATGAAATACCTGTGGCCAAATCTTCAGACACAGGAGACTATCAGTGTACTGTGAAAGCAGATAAAAAGACAGGATCGAGTGACCCCGTCCACGTTTGGGTAACAG GAATGACCAAGCCAACCCTGACTGCTGACAAAAGAGATGTTTTGGAGGGTGAAGTTGTGAAGTTACGTTGTGAGCTGCCTGAAGAAGAACCTCCTTTACAGTTCTGTTTCCGAAAGATAAAGACGAATTCAACGCCTAGAGAAACATGTGTACCTGAACCTTACACAAATTTTTCTGTACTGGAGGTTTCTGTTGAAGAAGGAGATAATATTTTACAATTTGATTGTTTTGGTAGGAGAAATGTAAAACTTGAATGGGAAGACTCAGCACACAGCAACAAAACCCTCGTTACAGTCAGGG AACCATTTATAAAGCCCACTCTGACCACTGTGCCCTCAAGTAATGTTACAGAAGGAGACCAAATACAATTTGAATGCTCAACTGTAGTAGTTCGAATGCGTGACATTGAAATCATCctccagaaaaacaaatcaatacTGAACAGTGTACAAGATAAGAAACTTCTGAGATACTCCACAGTAGCTACTCTAGAGGACAGTGGTGAATACCTGTGTAAGGTGGAGCAAGGGGGAGCATCTAAAACCACTAAACTGAATGTTGTCGTGTCAG AGTTATTTCCCAAGCCAACACTGGTTGCTTCTATGACTAAGCTGGATAAGAAtaaagaattaattttgaattGCAGCATTAATGGTTTTCAGAAAGCTAACTTCTCTATCATACGGAAAAACGCCAATGGAGACATCCCACTGAAAAATTCTCAAACCTTAAAAATGAGAGTTAATGTGAATGATACTGGATCTTATACCTGTAAAGCTGAAGTAAAAGGAATAGTCAAGGAGAGCAAACCTGTAAGGATAAATGTTTATG CTCCAGTCTCCAAGCCAACTCTTTCCGTCGCCGGCGGTTTGCCGGAGGTGGTGCTGGGGAAGCCTCTGCAGTTGATCTGCCACTCAGTGATGGGAACACCACCAAAAACCTTCAGGTTCTACAAAGGAGATGACATTGAGAAAATAGTCATTAATGACACATATGCTACGTTCTTGGATGAAAATATCAGACTGAATGACCAAAGAGGATACAGATGTGATGCCAGAAATAATCACTCCAGTGGTGTGAAAACCAGCGATATCCTGAACGTCACAGTAATAG TGCCAGTCAGGGATGCCAGCTTGGGCAGTGTTCCATATGGAGAAGTGGAAGATGGCAGTGAGattgcttttctctgctctgtgaaaGAAGGGTCTTTGCCAATCCTGttcaggttttttaaaaaaactgatAATGAGGTTCTTCTGTTTGAAAAAATTGAACATAGAGACAGAGCCATGTGGCACAAGGAAACAATGAAGAGGCAGGACACGGGGACATATTATTGCGTGGCCTCGAACCAAGCCAACGTGGACGTGAGGAGCCAGCCCATAACCATCAGTG tcATCTTGGCAGCTTGGAAGAAAGGAGTCATTGCTGCATTGGTCCTGATAACCGTTGCAGGAGCGGGAGCACTCGCCTTATGGTGGTTTTTGCgtaagaagaaaaaga CTAAAGGACCATCCATGGAGATGTCTGG ttcAGCCTTGGCTGCAAACTTGACAAGTGAAAAACTGGCAAGACAGCCCAGTGATGGAGACTATTATTCAG attCTATGGAAAACAGGCATTCT AGAATATCAGGGCATCCTGATGCTACTTAG
- the PECAM1 gene encoding platelet endothelial cell adhesion molecule isoform X5 produces the protein MYFSWERHLPTASGSELYTQDKVFTFNTVEIKVEPSFKVRNGAPMSIICHADISKSADFQLKYNFTIFKDRKLVFMTVSDTGDARYEIPVAKSSDTGDYQCTVKADKKTGSSDPVHVWVTGMTKPTLTADKRDVLEGEVVKLRCELPEEEPPLQFCFRKIKTNSTPRETCVPEPYTNFSVLEVSVEEGDNILQFDCFGRRNVKLEWEDSAHSNKTLVTVREPFIKPTLTTVPSSNVTEGDQIQFECSTVVVRMRDIEIILQKNKSILNSVQDKKLLRYSTVATLEDSGEYLCKVEQGGASKTTKLNVVVSELFPKPTLVASMTKLDKNKELILNCSINGFQKANFSIIRKNANGDIPLKNSQTLKMRVNVNDTGSYTCKAEVKGIVKESKPVRINVYAPVSKPTLSVAGGLPEVVLGKPLQLICHSVMGTPPKTFRFYKGDDIEKIVINDTYATFLDENIRLNDQRGYRCDARNNHSSGVKTSDILNVTVIVPVRDASLGSVPYGEVEDGSEIAFLCSVKEGSLPILFRFFKKTDNEVLLFEKIEHRDRAMWHKETMKRQDTGTYYCVASNQANVDVRSQPITISVILAAWKKGVIAALVLITVAGAGALALWWFLRKKKKTKGPSMEMSGSALAANLTSEKLARQPSDGDYYSGPDLESAEVEYTEVEVSTLDPHRDSMENRHSRISGHPDAT, from the exons gttcAGAACTCTACACTCAGGATAAAG TTTTTACTTTCAACACAGTTGAAATCAAGGTTGAGCCATCTTTCAAAGTGAGGAATGGAGCTCCCATGTCAATTATCTGCCACGCTGATATCAGCAAAAGTGCTGATTTCCAGCTGAAGTAtaattttacaatttttaagGACCGCAAGCTCGTGTTTATGACTGTGTCAGACACAGGAGATGCACGGTATGAAATACCTGTGGCCAAATCTTCAGACACAGGAGACTATCAGTGTACTGTGAAAGCAGATAAAAAGACAGGATCGAGTGACCCCGTCCACGTTTGGGTAACAG GAATGACCAAGCCAACCCTGACTGCTGACAAAAGAGATGTTTTGGAGGGTGAAGTTGTGAAGTTACGTTGTGAGCTGCCTGAAGAAGAACCTCCTTTACAGTTCTGTTTCCGAAAGATAAAGACGAATTCAACGCCTAGAGAAACATGTGTACCTGAACCTTACACAAATTTTTCTGTACTGGAGGTTTCTGTTGAAGAAGGAGATAATATTTTACAATTTGATTGTTTTGGTAGGAGAAATGTAAAACTTGAATGGGAAGACTCAGCACACAGCAACAAAACCCTCGTTACAGTCAGGG AACCATTTATAAAGCCCACTCTGACCACTGTGCCCTCAAGTAATGTTACAGAAGGAGACCAAATACAATTTGAATGCTCAACTGTAGTAGTTCGAATGCGTGACATTGAAATCATCctccagaaaaacaaatcaatacTGAACAGTGTACAAGATAAGAAACTTCTGAGATACTCCACAGTAGCTACTCTAGAGGACAGTGGTGAATACCTGTGTAAGGTGGAGCAAGGGGGAGCATCTAAAACCACTAAACTGAATGTTGTCGTGTCAG AGTTATTTCCCAAGCCAACACTGGTTGCTTCTATGACTAAGCTGGATAAGAAtaaagaattaattttgaattGCAGCATTAATGGTTTTCAGAAAGCTAACTTCTCTATCATACGGAAAAACGCCAATGGAGACATCCCACTGAAAAATTCTCAAACCTTAAAAATGAGAGTTAATGTGAATGATACTGGATCTTATACCTGTAAAGCTGAAGTAAAAGGAATAGTCAAGGAGAGCAAACCTGTAAGGATAAATGTTTATG CTCCAGTCTCCAAGCCAACTCTTTCCGTCGCCGGCGGTTTGCCGGAGGTGGTGCTGGGGAAGCCTCTGCAGTTGATCTGCCACTCAGTGATGGGAACACCACCAAAAACCTTCAGGTTCTACAAAGGAGATGACATTGAGAAAATAGTCATTAATGACACATATGCTACGTTCTTGGATGAAAATATCAGACTGAATGACCAAAGAGGATACAGATGTGATGCCAGAAATAATCACTCCAGTGGTGTGAAAACCAGCGATATCCTGAACGTCACAGTAATAG TGCCAGTCAGGGATGCCAGCTTGGGCAGTGTTCCATATGGAGAAGTGGAAGATGGCAGTGAGattgcttttctctgctctgtgaaaGAAGGGTCTTTGCCAATCCTGttcaggttttttaaaaaaactgatAATGAGGTTCTTCTGTTTGAAAAAATTGAACATAGAGACAGAGCCATGTGGCACAAGGAAACAATGAAGAGGCAGGACACGGGGACATATTATTGCGTGGCCTCGAACCAAGCCAACGTGGACGTGAGGAGCCAGCCCATAACCATCAGTG tcATCTTGGCAGCTTGGAAGAAAGGAGTCATTGCTGCATTGGTCCTGATAACCGTTGCAGGAGCGGGAGCACTCGCCTTATGGTGGTTTTTGCgtaagaagaaaaaga CTAAAGGACCATCCATGGAGATGTCTGG ttcAGCCTTGGCTGCAAACTTGACAAGTGAAAAACTGGCAAGACAGCCCAGTGATGGAGACTATTATTCAG GACCTGACCTTGAGAGTGCTGAGGTGGAGTACACTGAAGTTGAAGTATCAACGCTTGATCCTCACAGAG attCTATGGAAAACAGGCATTCT AGAATATCAGGGCATCCTGATGCTACTTAG